The following proteins are encoded in a genomic region of Coffea eugenioides isolate CCC68of chromosome 6, Ceug_1.0, whole genome shotgun sequence:
- the LOC113774324 gene encoding putative lipid-binding protein AIR1B: MGSKASTSTVALFLAFNLIFFTQVSATILPACTSVVDLTVCLALLGVPIIDIGSPCCGCFTDLVDLDAAACLCAYLKTRSLLTLDLTATVTAIVNGCGKTYPSGYQCL, translated from the coding sequence ATGGGTTCCAAGGCCTCCACAAGCACCGTAGCTCTCTTTCTTGCCTTTAACCTTATCTTTTTCACTCAGGTCAGTGCCACGATCCTCCCTGCTTGCACATCTGTCGTGGACTTGACTGTATGCCTTGCTTTGCTGGGGGTCCCCATCATAGATATAGGTAGTCCATGCTGCGGTTGCTTTACTGACCTTGTTGACCTCGACGCAGCTGCTTGCCTTTGCGCCTACTTGAAAACTCGGAGCCTCCTCACCCTGGATCTCACAGCTACCGTTACAGCGATTGTGAATGGCTGTGGCAAGACCTATCCATCAGGGTACCAATGTCTCTGA
- the LOC113774326 gene encoding putative lipid-binding protein AIR1B: MGSKASTSTLALFLAFNLIFFTQVSATILPACTSVVDLTVCLALLGVPIIDIGSPCCGCFTDLVDLDAAACLCAYLKTRSLLTLDLTATVTAIVNGCGKTYPSGYQCL, from the coding sequence ATGGGTTCCAAGGCCTCCACAAGCACCCTAGCTCTCTTTCTTGCCTTTAACCTTATCTTTTTCACTCAGGTCAGTGCCACGATCCTCCCTGCTTGCACATCTGTCGTGGACTTGACTGTATGCCTTGCTTTGCTGGGGGTCCCCATCATAGATATAGGTAGTCCATGCTGCGGTTGCTTTACTGACCTTGTTGACCTCGACGCAGCTGCTTGCCTTTGCGCCTACTTGAAAACTCGGAGCCTCCTCACCCTGGATCTCACAGCTACCGTTACAGCGATTGTGAATGGCTGTGGCAAGACCTATCCATCAGGGTACCAATGTCTCTGA